The Scheffersomyces stipitis CBS 6054 chromosome 5, complete sequence genome contains the following window.
ACATCAGAGCTTCTTCTCTCCAAAATGCCATTAGATTCTCTAAGAAGTGGAACCTTTTGGGTATCGTTTCCGCTGCTGGAGCGTTGGTCAAAACCCCCAGATTGACCCAAGTGGTCAAGTCAAGTGGTTTGGTGTGTGTAACCTACGGAACACAGAACAACGATCCaaagttggccaagatACAAATGAAGGCAGGTGTCGACGCCGTGATCGTTGATAGCGTGTTGGCTGTAAGAGAAGGGTTGCGTCAGGACGTAAAAGACTTGGACGACTCTGGATCGAGCCTGAACTAGGAAAGTGACGATAGATAGATATTAGAATAAAATTAATAAAAGAATCAATGAATTGCATAGCATTTTAAGGTGAAGAtaatggctgcgaaaagtaGAAACCCAATTTTCTTAACATatgaaaaagagaagaaaactgAAATGCTCTGCATAATACATAAATGTGTGAGAATTCTATAGTAGTGtgtctctttcttctgacTGTCACCatccttttcaatcttgTTCTACTTTTGGTACCGTGATCAAAAGGCACTGTAATCAGATATGGGCCAATTCCCACGACATTAAACACAATCAATACAAATGTCGCAAGATCATAATAAATGTCGTGCAGTTTTCATATTAAGCGTACTACTTTCCTTCTCCATTATTCGGAGACTACTCTACAACTCCTTCATCTTTGAGTAGCGACACTTTTCACGGCTTACAATGTCCCATCCGACACAGAATACCACCAACGACATCCTGCTGCTGTCTGACTCGTCCAGTACGTCCGATACTGCGTCCAATGCGttgtctgcttcttctgcgTCTTCGTCAGTGTCTAATTCTACATCTGCGGTCTTCGCGAAACCAGTTAATGTCAGACTGGCCAGACACGGACTTCAGGCCGTTCATGTCAATGCCGCCAGAGAAATGGTCAGTCTCCATACCAGGGGTCGATTGCCTCCTGGGATTCAGCATCCGATAGCTGCCGGgctgtcttcttcagtttcgTCAAAGTCGTCGTTAATGTCAAAATCGTCAGAATTGTCAAAATCGTCCATTTCCTCGAATTCAGTGTCATGCTCCACAATATCAAAAAATACCAATGCAGAAACATCAGGACTTGCGTCTGCACCTATGAGCAGCTCATTTGTCGGGTCTGCGTCTTCTGTATCAGCTTCCTTTGCTGCAAAAGTGTCGGTTCCAGCAAATTCACACCAGGGCCAGTGCAACAACCCACAATGTGAACATTGTGGCCAGGTGATAATACCGTCACCAGCGGCATCGTATCCACTTGAAGATAGGCCGTCTATAACCATAAACAATTGGAGCATCTTTACGCAAAAAAGACCAATTTTAAACTCGGCAGAATTGGACTATTTGAGTGAAAATCGCTTCGACTTCCCACTACCGGAAATGATCTTTGGCAATAATGTTGTGAAGATTGTAAATGACACCACAGGAGAAGCAATTGAGTTTAATGCTCTTGATGCTCTTGACTCGTTGGAAGACGACTGTAAGTTGAAAGTGAGCTATCACCAAGAATGGCTCAACTCGCGACGTTCAAAACAATCTCTGctgtctgaaaaatcggAAAAAGCTCTTAAGGAAAACTCAACGAGAGATCTCAAGACGTTCACAGACAACTTGGATACGCTAAAACCGTACGACTGGACATATTCGCCCAACTACAAGGGCACAgaaaccaacttgacaTTGTACGAAACCACAGAAGAGATTCCTGTGAAAAAGCTACTTCAGCCAGATCccattcttttcttcgacGAGTCGATACTTTTTGAGGACGAACTTGGTGATAACGGCATTCTGATGCTTCTGACCAAAATTCGGGTGATGCCTGGATGCcttttgttgttgtgtCGGTTCTTCCTTCGAATCGACAATGTAATTTTCAGAGTAAGAGACACGAGAGTGTTCATAGACTTTGAGACGAATCTTCTTTTACGAGAGCACAAGGAACAAGAATATCCTTACGACgatcttttcaagaagatcacTACTTCTAAAAACGCCAACACTAACGACCCCAAAAAGCTCTTGCGGGACACCAATTGGGTGTCGCAGAATATTCCTGTAGTCAGAACAATTCGAGAAACGAACCAAAAGCCGGAATCTGTCTAAAGAATTTTAGAAAAATATGCTGCTGGTTGCAGTGTATACAAGGGAGAGGTATGGAAGACTAGTATAGAGTATTGATATGGAAATAGCAATTAACATTTACATCTGCAAATTGAGTGAAGATCACATTGTTACGACATTCTCTAGATTGATAGCAAGAAGTAACCCGAGAAGTATTTATATGCAGGCGTTTTGTGGATGTCGCAGTATGAAAAGTTTCATAAAaattaatgaaaaattacaTGAACCAAGGATTTCTCGTCACATAACCATATTATGTCGATGTTTTGCAAGGGAACACGCCATACAATTGGACAGACGGCGTTTGGCATTGTGCGCCGTGGTCTTCACCAAGTTCCCGTTTTAAAAAATCAAACAAAATTTGCCCAAtctggaattgaaggaCTCTACTCAGCCAAAGGCTTCAACAGTATCTGGACAGAATACCAGAAGTACTTGACGTTGAACTTGACGTTGCACACAAATGGCACAGAGAATGAGCTCAAGACTCCATACCAGATTTTGCTCCACACAGCCAAACAGACAACTGAACAACATATTTTCCACTACGCTTCCCAGGCTCACAATAATCACTTCTTTGTAGAACAGCTTACAGACAAAGAGGAAGCTGCCAAGACCAGACCGTCACGTTTATTGATGGAAAAGCTTGCTTATGAAGACATTTCCGACGTAGAGACTTTCCGAGACAGAATGCTCCTTTTAGCGGACTCCTCGTTTGGCCAGGGCTGGGTGTTCCTTGTAGAAAGACCAGATAAGTCGTTGAAGGTTGTGAGATGCAACAACGATGGTACACCTTACTACTACGGCAAAAACCAGTCGTTGGACTTGAATGGTGGAGTTGATGAGGGCAGTTTCgagtacttgaacaagttgaacgaaaGAGCTGCAGAGGGTGAAAGAGACTACTCTCTTCCAATCTTGGCAATCAACTGCTGGGAACATGCCTACATCACTGATTACGGGGTTTCGGGAAAAGCTGACTACTTGACCAATATGTGGGAATGCATCAACTGGGACGTAGTGAACAAGAGACTTTTCCAGATCTAAGAAATCATTACTTGTAAATAGACACGCAATATAGTAGTACACTACATAATAGTACGATCAGACAGAAAAGTGTAATTTTTGAACTTCGTGAAGTTCAAAATTAGGTAGTCATTTCATTCGTTGGTATTATATTTTATGCTATAATTGATGCCAGTTATCATTCTTTAACCAGAATGATATTATGTTTCATTATCgtttcgttttctttcaTATGTTCGCATATGTGTTCTGTTATTCTCATGAATTTATAGCTCATCAAACTCTAACAATATCAAGTCGCGATCACTGTAACTGCCGATGTTCTCAACATTCACCAACAGCTGGtatttctccaacttctcgGCCAACTTCTCACAGTCCTTTATAATGTCAAACAAACTACTATCACTATACCAATTCACAGGCAAACTGGCAACAAAGGACGGCAAGAAATCACACATTTTCAGAAGGTAgttccatttcttcactaCGCCTACATACGCTTCTCTCACTTGTGATAATTCCCTAGTTGTCACGCTGCTATCATTTTCAAGCAGGTCCTCTTTTGTCTTTGTCAAAGCGTTGCTTTTATCTAacaattttccatttgcCACTTTCAATTGAAGTAGTTTCGGTTTCAACTCGTCTATGAGAAGTTTATTAAAAtcattttccaacttggcaCATTCTGCATCAGCATCTACATTCTTTTGGAACTCGTCCATCACAGTGAAAACCAACCCCTGCCTGCCCTTTTTGCCTTCCCGCACCAGAAACAAGTCGTCCAAGTTGTCTAGCATGGCTAGCTCCGAGAGTGTCATGTCTTCATTGGCCAGATGAATCACGTGGAGAATCGGAAGCCAGCTCTGGAGATAACTATTTAGTACTGAATTGGTTttaaatgaagaattctgaTCTCGCAAGAACTCTTCAAGTGTATCTGGCCTTATTGTGGCCATTTCGGAGACAATCTCGTTGTATTTGCGATT
Protein-coding sequences here:
- a CDS encoding sporulation deficiency — protein: MSHPTQNTTNDISSSSDSSSTSDTASNALSASSAHGLQAVHVNAAREMVSLHTRGRLPPGIQHPIAAGSSSSVSSSFVGSASSVSASFAAKVSVPANSHQGQCNNPQCEHCGQVIIPSPAASYPLEDRPSITINNWSIFTQKRPILNSAELDYLSENRFDFPLPEMIFGNNVVKIVNDTTGEAIEFNALDALDSLEDDCKLKVSYHQEWLNSRRSKQSSSSEKSEKALKENSTRDLKTFTDNLDTLKPYDWTYSPNYKGTETNLTLYETTEEIPVKKLLQPDPILFFDESILFEDELGDNGISMLSTKIRVMPGCLLLLCRFFLRIDNVIFRVRDTRVFIDFETNLLLREHKEQEYPYDDLFKKITTSKNANTNDPKKLLRDTNWVSQNIPVVRTIRETNQKPESV
- the SOD4.1 gene encoding mitochondrial 37S ribosomal protein RSM26 (go_function superoxide dismutase activity; metal ion binding~go_process superoxide metabolism), with translation MFCKGTRHTIGQTAFGIVRRGLHQVPVLKNQTKFAQSGIEGLYSAKGFNSIWTEYQKYLTLNLTLHTNGTENELKTPYQILLHTAKQTTEQHIFHYASQAHNNHFFVEQLTDKEEAAKTRPSRLLMEKLAYEDISDVETFRDRMLLLADSSFGQGWVFLVERPDKSLKVVRCNNDGTPYYYGKNQSLDLNGGVDEGSFEYLNKLNERAAEGERDYSLPILAINCWEHAYITDYGVSGKADYLTNMWECINWDVVNKRLFQI
- a CDS encoding predicted protein, producing the protein MSEELSRAGDQLLASTMILSHQYGIPSVTTNNKHQKIVNNSHNSKGNSRNQNTQNVHDTEAEYVTLYSELSTKTNHLLYLSKLAELQKASESEINRKYNEIVSEMATIRPDTLEEFLRDQNSSFKTNSVLNSYLQSWLPILHVIHSANEDMTLSELAMLDNLDDLFSVREGKKGRQGLVFTVMDEFQKNVDADAECAKLENDFNKLLIDELKPKLLQLKVANGKLLDKSNALTKTKEDSLENDSSVTTRELSQVREAYVGVVKKWNYLSKMCDFLPSFVASLPVNWYSDSSLFDIIKDCEKLAEKLEKYQSLVNVENIGSYSDRDLILLEFDEL